In one Grus americana isolate bGruAme1 chromosome 1, bGruAme1.mat, whole genome shotgun sequence genomic region, the following are encoded:
- the CSNK1E gene encoding casein kinase I: MELRVGNKYRLGRKIGSGSFGDIYLGANIATGEEVAIKLECVKTKHPQLHIESKFYKMMQGGVGIPSIKWCGAEGDYNVMVMELLGPSLEDLFNFCSRKFSLKTVLLLADQMISRIEYIHSKNFIHRDVKPDNFLMGLGKKGNLVYIIDFGLAKKYRDARTHQHIPYRENKNLTGTARYASINTHLGIEQSRRDDLESLGYVLMYFNLGSLPWQGLKAATKRQKYERISEKKMSTPIEVLCKGYPSEFSTYLNFCRSLRFDDKPDYSYLRQLFRNLFHRQGFSYDYVFDWNMLKFGAARNPEDMDRERREHEREERMGQLRGSATRALPPGPPAGATANRLRNVTEPLASTPTSRIQQSGNTSPRAISRVDRERKVSMRLHRGAPANVSSSDLTGRQEVSRISASQTSVPFDHLGK; encoded by the exons ATGGAGCTTCGAGTGGGGAACAAATACCGGCTGGGCAGAAAGATTGGCAGCGGTTCGTTTGGAGACATTTACCTAG GAGCCAATATTGCGACTGGTGAAGAGGTGGCCATCAAACTGGAATGTGTCAAAACCAAGCATCCCCAGCTCCACATTGAAAGCAAGTTCTACAAGATGATGCAGGGAGGAG tGGGTATCCCCTCCATTAAGTGGTGTGGAGCAGAGGGGGACTATAACGTGATGGTGATGGAACTCTTGGGGCCCAGCCTGGAAGATCTCTTCAACTTCTGTTCCCGCAAATTTAGTCTCAAGACAGTTCTGCTCCTGGCAGACCAGATG ATCAGCCGTATTGAGTACATTCATTCCAAGAACTTCATCCATCGGGATGTAAAGCCAGACAACTTCCTTATGGGCCTCGGCAAAAAAGGCAACCTAGTATACATCATTGATTTTGGTTTGGCCAAGAAGTACCGAGATGCCCGGACTCACCAGCACATCCCTTACCGGGAAAACAAGAATCTGACTGGCACAGCCCGTTATGCCTCTATCAACACCCACCTGGGAATCG AACAAAGTCGCCGTGATGACCTGGAGAGCCTGGGCTACGTGCTCATGTATTTCAACCTGGGCTCGCTGCCCTGGCAGGGCCTCAAGGCTGCCACCAAGCGCCAAAAGTACGAGAGGATCAGCGAGAAAAAGATGTCAACGCCCATTGAGGTGCTCTGCAAAGGGTACCCTT ctgAGTTCTCGACATACCTCAACTTTTGCCGCTCACTGAGGTTTGACGACAAACCTGACTACTCGTACCTTCGGCAGCTCTTCCGCAACCTCTTCCACCGCCAAGGCTTCTCCTATGACTACGTCTTTGACTGGAACATGCTTAAATTT GGAGCAGCCCGGAACCCTGAGGATATGGATCGGGAGCGGCGAGAGCACGAGCGAGAAGAGAGGATGGGGCAACTCCGTGGGTCAGCCACGCGAGCATTGCCCCCCGGCCCACCTGCTGGAGCCACTGCCAACCGTCTTCGCAATGTCACTGAGCCCTTGGcctccacccccacctcccGAATCCAACAGTCCG GAAACACGTCCCCCAGAGCAATCTCAAGAGTGGACAGGGAGCGGAAGGTCAGCATGAGGTTACACCGAGGAGCTCCTGCCAACGTCTCCTCATCTGACCTCACAGGGCGGCAAGAAGTGTCACGGATTTCAGCATCACAG ACAAGTGTGCCATTTGATCACCTTGGGAAGTGA